The DNA segment TGTTGGCCGTGGTCAGCGCCGCCTGTTCGCCCGCCGTGAGGGCCGCCTGGGACGTGGCCACAGGCTCGCCTTCGACCGGGGCGAAGGCGTCCTCCGCGCTGCCGCAGCCGATGAGTCCCAGGGCCAGCAGCCCGTACGCCGAGATGAACGTCGTCCTTCCGTGTTGCTTCATGGGGAGTTCCTCCAGGAAAGGCCCCTGTGAACCCGGGAAGCGTCCGGACGTCGCGCGACGCTACTTCGCGGGCGGGCGTTCCGAGGAGACGGGCACCGGGCGCAGGGGCTCGGCCTTGTAGGCCGACCAGGACAGTGACACCTCCGTGCCCGTCGCGTCACGACCGTGGAGGAAGTCGATGACCTGCTTCACCTCCGGCCGCACGTCGGAGCGCGGCACGGTGACGTGGCCCCGGAAGCCTCCCCGTCCCAGCTCCTCCTCCACGGTGACGACCTCGCGCCACGCACCCGTGCGGGTGTCCACCTGATCGTCCCACGTCACCGTGAGGCGCTCCACGCGCTCCCAGGTGATGGCCCCGCCTTCCGGCACGTCGACCTGGACCTGGCTCCTCCAGCCCTCGTTCTCGGGACGTGAGGCCTCGCGCGCCAGTTGGAGGCTCGCCCGGGGGGGCGCATCGGAAGCAGGCGCTCCCCGGACCTGCACGAACGCCATCGCGGTCTGCTCGGCGCCAGCGCCACGCGCGGACACCCGCACCGTGTGGACCCGCGCTTCCGGCTCGCCCGTGAAGACATGCGAGGCCGTGGGCGCTGCTGTCGCGGTGATGCGTCCATCCCCGAAGTCCCAGGTGTAGGCAGTGGCGGGGTGGGGTGACACCGCACGGAAGGCGAAGGCCGTGGGGCCCTGCTGCGTGACTTCGATGCGAAGCGCGCGGGCCTGCTCCTCGTCACCGCACGCGCGCACGTCGATGCTGGCGGCCTGCTCGGCCAGTACCCCGACGCGACGGCCACCCAGGTCCTTGCAGAGCTGGAAGCGCACGAAGTACCGGCCGGGCGTCGCCGGTGCACGCCAGGGAAGGCGGGTGCCGGGTTGCAGCTCCGCGCCCGTCTCCGTCCCCGGCCACACCCAGCGCGAGACGGCGTCCGGTTCGGCCGTGCCTCCCACGCGAGCGGACAACGTCATCAGCTCTCCCGTGCACACCCACGGGCGGTCCGTGTCGATCCCCTCGATGACGGCGGTCGAGGTCAGCACCACCCGCTCCTCGTTGAGCGCGGCGGAGAGGGCCTCTCCCGTCGCGGCGGGTGGAATGCGCCCGGGGGCGGGGGGCTGCGATGGCGCGGCCCGCTCGATGGGCGCCGGCGCCTCGCGCACGGGGGGCACTTCCTCGGCGGCCGGGACCGCCGGAGGCACGTCCTCCCGGGCCCGTCCGAAGAGCAGGAGGCCGCCAATCATCAGCAGCACCAGCACACCGCCGGCCTGCTTCCCATGGTCACGGCCTCC comes from the Corallococcus macrosporus genome and includes:
- a CDS encoding PKD domain-containing protein; this encodes MSPGTPGGRDHGKQAGGVLVLLMIGGLLLFGRAREDVPPAVPAAEEVPPVREAPAPIERAAPSQPPAPGRIPPAATGEALSAALNEERVVLTSTAVIEGIDTDRPWVCTGELMTLSARVGGTAEPDAVSRWVWPGTETGAELQPGTRLPWRAPATPGRYFVRFQLCKDLGGRRVGVLAEQAASIDVRACGDEEQARALRIEVTQQGPTAFAFRAVSPHPATAYTWDFGDGRITATAAPTASHVFTGEPEARVHTVRVSARGAGAEQTAMAFVQVRGAPASDAPPRASLQLAREASRPENEGWRSQVQVDVPEGGAITWERVERLTVTWDDQVDTRTGAWREVVTVEEELGRGGFRGHVTVPRSDVRPEVKQVIDFLHGRDATGTEVSLSWSAYKAEPLRPVPVSSERPPAK